In Lemur catta isolate mLemCat1 chromosome 18, mLemCat1.pri, whole genome shotgun sequence, a genomic segment contains:
- the CAMKV gene encoding caM kinase-like vesicle-associated protein: MPFGCVTLGDKKNYNQPSEVTDRYDLGQVIKTEEFCEIFRAKDKTTGKLHTCKKFQKRDGRKVRKAAKNEIGILKMVKHPNILQLVDVFVTRKEYFIFLELATGREVFDWILDQGYYSERDTSNVVRQVLEAVAYLHSLKIVHRNLKLENLVYYNRLKNSKIVISDFHLAKLENGLIKEPCGTPEYLAPEVVGRQRYGRPVDCWAIGVIMYILLSGNPPFYEEVEEDDYENHDKNLFRKILAGDYEFDSPYWDDISQAAKDLVTRLMEVEQDQRITAEEAISHEWISGNAASDKNIKDGVCAQIEKNFARAKWKKAVRVTTLMKRLRAPEQSSTAAAQSASATDTATPGAAGGATAAVSGAASASESSTIPAMEGDAACAAKSDNVASAERSTTPATDGSVTPATDGSVTPATDGSITPATDGSVTPATDRSATPATDGRATPATEESTVPTAQSSAIPATKAAATPELAMAQPDSTAPEGTTGQAPPSSKGGEAAGYAQESQKEKTS; encoded by the exons ATGCCGTTTGGGTGTGTGACTCTGGGCGACAAGAAGAACTATAACCAGCCATCGGAGGTGACTGACAGATATGATTTGGGACAGGTCATCAAGAC CGAGGAGTTCTGTGAAATCTTCCGGGCCAAGGACAAGACGACAGGCAAGCTACACACCTGTAAGAAGTTCCAAAAGCGGGATGGCCGCAAGGTGCGGAAGGCAGCCAAGAATGAGATAGGCATACTCAAAAT GGTAAAGCATCCCAATATCCTGCAACTGGTGGATGTGTTTGTGACTCGCAAGGAGTACTTCATCTTCCTGGAGCT GGCCACGGGGAGGGAGGTGTTTGACTGGATCCTGGACCAGGGCTACTACTCGGAGCGAGACACGAGCAACGTGGTACGGCAGGTCCTGGAGGCCGTGGCCTACTTGCACTCACTCAAGATCGTGCATAGGAACCTCAAG CTGGAGAACCTGGTTTACTACAACCGGCTGAAGAACTCAAAGATCGTCATCAGCGACTTTCACCTGGCTAAGCTAGAGAATGGCCTCATCAAGGAGCCCTGTGGGACCCCCGAGTATCTGG CCCCAGAGGTGGTAGGCCGGCAGCGGTATGGACGCCCTGTGGACTGCTGGGCCATTGGAGTCATCATGTATATCCT GCTTTCAGGAAACCCGCCCTTCTATGAGGAGGTGGAAGAAGATGATTATGAAAACCACGATAAGAATCTCTTCCGCAAGATCTTGGCTGGTGACTATGAGTTTGACTCTCCATACTGGGATGATATTTCGCAGGCAG CCAAAGACCTGGTCACAAGGCTGATGGAGGTGGAGCAAGACCAGCGGATCACTGCAGAAGAGGCCATCTCCCATGAATG GATTTCTGGCAATGCTGCTTCTGATAAGAACATCAAGGATGGTGTCTGTGCCCAGATTGAAAAGAATTTTGCCAGGGCCAAGTGGAAG AAGGCTGTCCGAGTGACCACCCTCATGAAACGGCTCCGAGCGCCAGAGCAATCTAGCACAGCTGCAGCCCAGTCTGCCTCAGCCACAGACACTGCCACCCCCGGGGCTGCAGGTGGGGCCACTGCAGCTGTGAGTGGAGCTGCTTCAGCCTCTGAGAGCAGTACTATCCCAGCCATGGAGGGTGATGCTGCTTGTGCTGCAAAGAGTGATAATGTGGCCTCTGCAGAACGTAGTACCACCCCAGCCACAGATGGCAGTGTCACCCCAGCCACCGATGGCAGTGTCACCCCAGCTACCGATGGGAGCATCACCCCAGCCACTGATGGGAGCGTCACCCCAGCCACTGACAGGAGTGCTACTCCAGCCACTGATGGGAGAGCCACACCAGCCACAGAAGAGAGCACTGTGCCCACCGCCCAAAGCAGTGCCATACCAGCCACTAAGGCAGCTGCCACCCCTGAGCTGGCTATGGCCCAGCCGGACAGCACCGCCCCAGAGGGTACCACAGGCCAGGCTCCACCCTCTAGTAAAGGGGGAGAGGCTGCTGGTTATGCCCAGGAGTCTCAGAAGGAGAAGACCAGCTGA